A stretch of Cicer arietinum cultivar CDC Frontier isolate Library 1 chromosome 5, Cicar.CDCFrontier_v2.0, whole genome shotgun sequence DNA encodes these proteins:
- the LOC101508365 gene encoding protein neprosin-like, with the protein MWKYNVAMLLLWVFTLCIILELKVEAKASSHFEREIEAKLKLLNKPAVKSIRSENGDIIDCINIYKQPAFDHPALKNHTIQRVPDFLLKSESPSRENSLNASSDVFQTWQKSGSCPEGTVPIRRILKEDLLRVSSLDRFGQKPIEPFFNSTTTNLNFSSLDADASYFNNRSDAHLVTLGYNYIGATANINVWNPKVERPEDFTTAQIWLKTGNGREFESIEAGWVVNPKLYGDTDTRLFAYWTKDSYKTTGCFDVTCQGFVQISSEMALGSTLQPYSAPFNQQYEINVGIFMDNGGNWWLRVKDRIMVGYWPAELLGNLRHSATLVQWGGQVFSYAVKTDPPHTGTQMGSGDEANGRFGFACYMTNVRIKDYSKSLKYPEYVHTYAAEPYCYNALNDVQYGKDPVLYFGGPGRHPPYCL; encoded by the exons ATGTGGAAATACAATGTTGCAATGTTGTTGCTTTGGGTGTTCACATTGTGTATCATACttgaattgaaagttgaagCAAAAGCATCATCACATTTTGAAAGAGAAATCGAAGCCAAATTAAAGCTCCTCAATAAGCCTGCAGTGAAATCCATTAGG AGTGAAAATGGAGATATTATTGATTGTATCAACATCTACAAACAACCAGCTTTTGACCATCCAGCATTAAAAAATCACACTATTCAg AGAGTACCTGATTTTCTTCTTAAATCCGAAAGTCCAAGCAGGGAAAATAGTTTGAACGCAAGCAGTGATGTGTTTCAAACATGGCAAAAAAGTGGAAGTTGTCCGGAAGGAACTGTCCCTATTAGGAGAATTCTTAAGGAAGATTTGTTGAGAGTTTCTTCACTTGATCGCTTTGGACAAAAACCCATTGAACCATTTTTCAATTCAACAACCACAAACTTAAACTTCTCTAGCCTTGATGCCGATGCTAGTTATTTCAATAATCGCTCG GATGCACATCTTGTGACATTAGGATACAATTATATAGGCGCAACGGCAAATATTAATGTATGGAATCCAAAGGTTGAACGGCCAGAAGATTTCACTACTGCTCAAATATGGCTTAAGACTGGCAATGGTCGTGAGTTTGAAAGCATCGAAGCTGGCTGGGTG GTTAATCCAAAATTATACGGTGATACAGATACTCGTTTGTTCGCCTATTGGACC AAAGATTCATACAAGACTACAGGATGTTTTGATGTTACTTGTCAAGGTTTTGTGCAAATAAGCTCAGAAATGGCGCTTGGTAGTACCTTACAACCTTATTCAGCTCCGTTTAACCAACAATACGAAATTAATGTTGGAATATTTATG GATAATGGTGGAAACTGGTGGCTTAGAGTGAAGGATAGAATAATGGTAGGTTATTGGCCAGCAGAATTATTGGGTAATTTAAGACATAGTGCGACATTAGTTCAATGGGGTGGACAAGTGTTTAGTTATGCGGTGAAAACAGATCCTCCTCACACTGGAACACAAATGGGTAGTGGAGATGAAGCAAATGGTCGATTTGGATTTGCATGCTACATGACTAATGTCAGAATTAAAGATTATTCAAAATCTCTCAAGTACCCAGAATATGTACATACATATGCTGCAGAACCATATTGTTACAATGCTCtcaatgatgttcaatatggaAAAGACCCTGTACTCTATTTCGGTGGGCCCGGGAGACATCCTCCTTATTGTCTTTGA